A section of the Humulus lupulus chromosome 2, drHumLupu1.1, whole genome shotgun sequence genome encodes:
- the LOC133815924 gene encoding aquaporin SIP1-1-like: MGVLKEAMADAILTSMWIFSIPFSRILTSIFVSYMGIQLKSFSGLFTSTIVTSLRLLTFNLISRALGGANFNPSTATAFYVAGLKSDVSLISMAARFPAQAAGGVAGVKALLKLMPKEYKGFLRGPSLKVDLHTGAAAEGVLTFVFCFSVLMVVVRGPKSPILKVWSLSYVTTGLYILGSRYSGPSMNPANAFGWAYENNLHNTWEHFFVYWVCSIAGAIVAACFFRVLSPKPVIKSKKKKE, from the coding sequence ATGGGTGTTCTCAAAGAAGCCATGGCAGACGCAATTCTGACCTCTATGTGGATCTTCAGCATACCCTTCTCAAGGATTTTGACCTCCATCTTCGTTTCGTACATGGGTATTCAATTAAAGTCTTTCTCAGGACTTTTCACATCCACCATCGTTACATCTCTTCGTCTCCTAACCTTCAACTTGATCTCCAGAGCCCTAGGTGGAGCCAACTTCAACCCCTCCACGGCCACCGCCTTCTACGTCGCCGGCCTCAAATCCGATGTCTCTCTCATCTCCATGGCGGCCCGGTTCCCGGCTCAGGCTGCCGGCGGAGTTGCCGGAGTCAAGGCACTCCTGAAACTCATGCCAAAAGAGTACAAAGGTTTTCTCAGAGGCCCTTCTCTGAAAGTTGATTTGCACACAGGGGCCGCAGCCGAAGGGGTCTTGACTTTTGTGTTTTGCTTTTCGGTCCTTATGGTGGTGGTGAGAGGCCCCAAAAGTCCGATTCTGAAAGTATGGTCGCTTTCGTATGTGACCACCGGGTTGTACATTTTGGGCTCTAGGTATAGTGGGCCTTCCATGAATCCGGCTAATGCATTTGGTTGGGCTTATGAAAATAACTTGCATAACACTTGGGAACACTTCTTTGTTTATTGGGTTTGCTCCATCGCTGGAGCCATTGTTGCTGCCTGTTTTTTTCGTGTTTTGTCTCCAAAACCAGTGATTAAGtctaagaagaagaaagagtag